The proteins below are encoded in one region of Nitrospirota bacterium:
- a CDS encoding c-type cytochrome produces the protein MKAARLFALGTVGGLIGLWAMVAGGCASEQQQKGHELYSHYCMHCHGENGRQNEGFNWSSMPDPKPKDLSNKSEMGTFKDEDIFNTISRDMKDTSPGGDKIGDDDFAVPTMPTFKYTLSEDEIWAIVGYVRGLHGMKLEFKVEERKKELATALQAAQSKSDQAKQAYEAAEKKASDEAEKKSEELKKDVEADESTYAKELATMVQAKKELDVAQAAVTNFTTRPGKGANVARPDLTVKAEQVAEMVEHGKRLYSNKYGCNGCHSIGTEGGKVGPALDRAGFRLNGTWIYRWVKNPQAMKPETRMPALGLSDADAKAVTMYLGTLRAPKPDAPIEKPAG, from the coding sequence ATGAAGGCGGCTCGGCTCTTTGCACTAGGAACGGTAGGTGGACTGATCGGCCTGTGGGCCATGGTGGCAGGCGGCTGCGCCAGCGAGCAACAGCAGAAGGGGCATGAACTCTACAGCCACTACTGCATGCATTGTCACGGAGAGAACGGACGCCAGAACGAAGGATTCAATTGGTCGTCGATGCCGGATCCGAAGCCCAAAGATCTCTCGAACAAGTCGGAGATGGGCACCTTCAAGGACGAAGACATTTTCAATACGATTTCCCGCGACATGAAGGACACGAGTCCCGGTGGCGACAAGATCGGCGACGACGATTTCGCCGTGCCCACCATGCCGACCTTCAAGTACACCCTGTCGGAAGACGAAATCTGGGCGATCGTCGGCTATGTCCGCGGCCTCCACGGCATGAAGCTGGAGTTTAAAGTCGAGGAACGGAAGAAAGAGCTGGCGACAGCGCTCCAAGCGGCTCAGAGCAAGTCAGACCAGGCCAAGCAGGCCTACGAAGCGGCCGAAAAGAAGGCGAGCGACGAAGCAGAAAAGAAGAGCGAAGAGTTGAAGAAGGACGTTGAGGCAGACGAGTCCACCTATGCCAAAGAACTGGCTACCATGGTGCAGGCGAAAAAAGAACTCGACGTGGCTCAGGCGGCTGTGACCAATTTCACCACCAGACCTGGGAAAGGCGCGAACGTCGCCCGTCCCGATCTGACCGTGAAGGCGGAGCAGGTGGCGGAGATGGTGGAGCACGGCAAACGTCTCTATTCGAACAAGTACGGCTGCAACGGTTGCCACAGCATCGGCACAGAAGGCGGCAAAGTCGGACCGGCGCTCGACCGGGCAGGATTTCGTTTGAACGGGACCTGGATTTATCGCTGGGTGAAGAATCCTCAGGCGATGAAGCCAGAAACCAGAATGCCGGCGCTCGGGCTCAGCGATGCCGATGCCAAGGCCGTAACGATGTACTTGGGTACGTTGCGCGCGCCGAAGCCGGATGCCCCGATCGAAAAGCCGGCTGGCTGA
- a CDS encoding ethylbenzene dehydrogenase-related protein codes for MKHGLSKIATGVVAGVLLAMGSLVAEPVAAQEGIAVRAPMVKGSLPADDPNAAVWSSAIPATFPMSPQVHWPNRILEATVRDLSVRALHDGTNVAILLEYADPSEDPDDAAAIEFMVGDKKAHFAHGQPMAQVEGGPVNIWYWKNKDAKGVDMNAKGFGTLSVQQHQDVKAKGAYANGTWKVVFTRPLATGHPEEDTQITTGGFINIAFAVWDGKKDASGELKEKGSQKAVSSWWYFRAEAPPDYSGYYYAALAVGLALGFQFILIRKLKKGQSA; via the coding sequence ATGAAGCATGGACTGAGTAAAATCGCCACGGGCGTTGTTGCCGGTGTATTGCTGGCCATGGGATCCCTCGTTGCGGAACCTGTTGCAGCTCAAGAGGGCATCGCGGTTCGCGCCCCGATGGTGAAGGGCTCCTTGCCGGCCGATGACCCGAATGCCGCGGTCTGGAGCAGCGCGATTCCGGCCACCTTCCCGATGTCGCCGCAAGTCCATTGGCCGAACCGCATTCTGGAAGCGACGGTCCGGGACCTGAGCGTGCGCGCCCTGCATGACGGGACGAACGTCGCCATTCTCTTGGAATATGCCGATCCCTCGGAAGATCCGGACGATGCCGCCGCCATTGAATTCATGGTGGGCGACAAGAAAGCCCACTTCGCGCATGGCCAGCCCATGGCGCAGGTGGAAGGCGGCCCGGTCAACATCTGGTATTGGAAGAATAAAGACGCCAAAGGCGTGGATATGAATGCCAAGGGCTTCGGCACGCTCAGCGTGCAGCAGCACCAGGACGTGAAAGCCAAGGGCGCCTATGCCAACGGCACCTGGAAAGTGGTCTTCACCAGGCCACTCGCCACCGGACATCCGGAGGAAGATACGCAGATCACGACCGGCGGCTTCATCAACATCGCCTTCGCCGTCTGGGACGGGAAGAAGGACGCAAGCGGCGAGCTGAAAGAGAAGGGATCGCAAAAGGCGGTCTCTTCCTGGTGGTATTTCCGCGCAGAAGCGCCACCGGACTACTCCGGCTATTATTACGCGGCTCTCGCCGTGGGCCTGGCTCTCGGATTTCAGTTCATTCTGATCCGCAAGCTAAAGAAAGGGCAATCAGCATGA
- a CDS encoding cytochrome c — translation MGGSLLKPVILIGIVYTILKFVVPNIPGSAPLPASLIFLYLMLTTSGIVIFATLSGESKDAFWGPIQRFLTGENIGSLQVLRYGVLLLFPLIVGWQTYNSTATSDAPPAENRTIHPAPPGEYTGLSNPVAKTPDTIQQGKGFYAAFCSPCHGGNFDGKGPAARGFNPPPANFSDPTTIAMLQESYLFWRIKKGGVGLPIEGMPWKSAMPRWEVELPDEWIWKIIMGEYDGAHQSPRTWE, via the coding sequence ATGGGGGGCTCGTTGCTCAAGCCGGTCATCTTGATCGGGATCGTCTACACGATCTTGAAGTTCGTTGTGCCGAATATCCCTGGCTCGGCGCCGCTGCCAGCCAGTCTGATCTTCCTGTATCTGATGCTGACGACGTCGGGCATTGTGATCTTCGCCACCTTGAGCGGAGAGTCCAAAGACGCCTTCTGGGGTCCGATCCAGCGGTTCCTGACCGGAGAGAACATCGGCAGCTTGCAAGTGCTCCGGTACGGAGTGCTCTTGCTGTTCCCCCTGATCGTCGGCTGGCAGACCTATAACAGCACGGCGACCAGCGATGCGCCGCCTGCCGAAAACCGGACGATCCATCCGGCTCCGCCAGGCGAATATACCGGCCTCTCAAATCCTGTCGCCAAGACACCAGACACCATCCAGCAGGGGAAGGGCTTCTATGCCGCATTCTGTTCCCCCTGCCACGGCGGAAATTTCGACGGGAAGGGCCCGGCCGCCAGAGGATTCAATCCTCCTCCGGCCAACTTCTCCGATCCCACGACGATCGCCATGCTCCAGGAAAGCTATCTCTTCTGGCGCATCAAGAAGGGCGGCGTCGGCCTCCCGATCGAGGGCATGCCGTGGAAGTCTGCGATGCCGCGCTGGGAAGTCGAATTGCCCGACGAGTGGATCTGGAAAATCATCATGGGCGAGTATGATGGCGCGCATCAATCTCCCAGAACGTGGGAGTAG
- a CDS encoding cytochrome c, whose product MSEVAKLQLIGLMIVGSGALILLLIRAQFVRVIGFVAIVLGLFTLVALSVPQMASLPPVEEKFDIATVKTPTDMATIGQKIFFSKGQCALCHTIGPSESARCPDLKGIGAKLSREFLFESLTQPQAYIYLDYRHEGQPKEYPARMPYINKNPIGLSKNEILSVIAFLQQMSGEPISVNVAELEVPGQASAAPVKVAQSGPVDVAQAH is encoded by the coding sequence ATGAGCGAAGTTGCTAAATTGCAGTTGATCGGTCTGATGATTGTGGGGAGCGGAGCCCTGATCCTACTCCTGATTCGAGCCCAGTTCGTCCGGGTCATCGGATTCGTCGCGATCGTTCTCGGCCTCTTCACGCTCGTCGCGCTGTCGGTGCCGCAGATGGCATCCCTGCCGCCGGTCGAGGAGAAGTTCGACATTGCCACGGTGAAAACGCCGACCGACATGGCGACCATCGGGCAGAAGATTTTTTTCAGCAAGGGCCAATGTGCGCTCTGCCATACGATCGGGCCCAGCGAATCGGCCCGCTGCCCGGACCTGAAAGGGATCGGCGCCAAGCTGAGCCGCGAATTTCTCTTTGAAAGTTTGACGCAACCGCAGGCCTACATCTATCTCGACTACCGCCACGAAGGCCAGCCGAAGGAATATCCGGCCCGGATGCCCTACATCAATAAGAACCCGATCGGGCTGTCCAAGAATGAAATTCTGTCGGTCATCGCCTTCCTGCAGCAAATGAGCGGGGAACCGATTTCCGTCAATGTCGCTGAACTCGAAGTGCCGGGACAGGCGTCTGCCGCCCCGGTGAAGGTCGCTCAGTCCGGTCCAGTAGACGTGGCGCAAGCGCACTAG
- a CDS encoding cytochrome ubiquinol oxidase subunit I, protein MQQQGGWIQRLLQAVKGQGGMLSGLLWAVGLLSLPALAFGADVAPAAATEYRDIPYIGSRNLVWVVAQLHLLLAGFVLGVPIFAWLCEVVAWKTGEKRYDKLAKEFTKLLTSAYATTALFGGILLFLLISFYPKLMNYLTDIFFPSFIVYCLLFLVETATLYLYWYGWDAMQDGGKKKFHIFLGFMLNFFAFFIMIVPNSWATFQASPVVLAEGSDLARAWAATWNPTWWPVNIHRLIANVVLGGYICGAYAGIRYLSARNAEERDHYDWMGYVGNFIGVFGLLPLPFAGYWLMREIYQYNQQMGITLMGGFLSWLFILQAMLIGVLFLGSNYYFWLGITYRIPGSELKYRKPMLSMLIILLLCLGVWMTPHSLVASLEEARKMGGTHHPLLGVFGVMSAKMTVSNLMILVTFMSFIMYWRAGKEETAGWAKAAKAVMSSLLVLAGIAVVVLGVWGYFVPAIVRINYFSTSQVLIVLFVMLTITPLTALLLKSAKTTTEMVWGKMPPRAGYALVLNAIMVILLMTLMGYARSSSRVHWHVYGVLRDSSQYAFSPALGYAAAIMALNTFVFCMIVAFIFWVATMSDKAKAPHS, encoded by the coding sequence ATGCAACAACAGGGTGGATGGATTCAGAGACTTCTCCAGGCCGTCAAAGGCCAGGGGGGGATGCTCTCAGGGCTGTTGTGGGCCGTGGGCCTCCTCAGTCTTCCCGCGCTGGCCTTCGGGGCCGATGTCGCACCGGCCGCCGCGACCGAATATCGCGATATTCCCTACATCGGCAGCCGCAACCTCGTCTGGGTTGTCGCGCAGCTCCATTTGCTGCTCGCAGGGTTTGTGTTGGGCGTGCCGATATTCGCCTGGTTGTGCGAAGTCGTCGCCTGGAAGACCGGCGAAAAGCGCTACGACAAACTCGCCAAGGAGTTTACCAAGCTTTTGACCTCCGCCTATGCCACGACGGCGCTCTTCGGCGGCATTCTGTTGTTCCTGCTGATCTCCTTCTATCCCAAGTTGATGAACTATCTGACCGATATTTTCTTTCCCTCGTTCATCGTCTATTGCCTCCTGTTCCTGGTCGAGACCGCGACCCTGTACCTCTATTGGTATGGCTGGGATGCGATGCAGGACGGCGGCAAGAAGAAGTTCCATATTTTCCTCGGCTTCATGCTGAACTTCTTCGCCTTCTTCATCATGATCGTGCCGAACTCCTGGGCGACGTTCCAGGCTAGTCCGGTCGTGCTCGCCGAGGGCTCGGACCTTGCCAGGGCCTGGGCCGCGACCTGGAATCCGACCTGGTGGCCGGTGAACATTCACCGTCTGATCGCGAACGTGGTGCTGGGCGGTTACATCTGCGGCGCCTATGCCGGGATTCGCTACCTGTCCGCCAGGAACGCGGAAGAACGCGACCACTACGATTGGATGGGCTATGTCGGGAATTTCATCGGGGTGTTCGGCCTCCTGCCGCTCCCCTTTGCCGGCTACTGGCTCATGCGCGAAATTTATCAGTACAACCAGCAGATGGGCATCACGCTCATGGGCGGCTTCCTCTCCTGGCTCTTCATTCTTCAGGCCATGCTCATCGGTGTGCTCTTCCTCGGCTCGAATTACTATTTCTGGCTGGGGATCACCTATCGCATTCCCGGCTCCGAGCTGAAGTACCGGAAGCCGATGCTGTCGATGCTGATCATTCTGCTCTTGTGTCTCGGTGTCTGGATGACGCCTCACTCGCTCGTGGCGAGTTTGGAAGAAGCGCGAAAGATGGGAGGCACCCACCATCCGTTGTTGGGAGTCTTCGGCGTCATGTCAGCGAAAATGACCGTGTCGAATTTGATGATTCTCGTCACGTTCATGAGCTTCATCATGTATTGGCGCGCGGGTAAGGAAGAGACTGCCGGATGGGCGAAGGCCGCGAAAGCGGTCATGAGCTCCCTGCTGGTCCTCGCCGGAATCGCCGTCGTCGTCCTGGGCGTCTGGGGCTACTTCGTGCCGGCCATCGTCCGCATCAACTACTTCTCGACGTCGCAAGTGCTGATCGTGCTCTTCGTCATGTTGACGATCACGCCGCTGACGGCCCTGCTGCTGAAGAGCGCCAAGACTACGACGGAAATGGTCTGGGGGAAGATGCCGCCTCGCGCCGGCTATGCCCTCGTTCTTAATGCGATCATGGTCATTCTGCTCATGACGCTGATGGGTTACGCCAGGTCGTCCTCGCGCGTCCATTGGCACGTGTACGGTGTGCTCCGGGATTCGTCGCAATACGCATTTTCGCCGGCGCTCGGGTATGCCGCTGCGATCATGGCTTTGAATACATTTGTTTTCTGCATGATTGTCGCGTTCATCTTCTGGGTAGCCACGATGAGCGATAAGGCGAAGGCGCCGCATAGCTGA
- a CDS encoding cytochrome bc complex cytochrome b subunit: protein MSHTPSPNAQATIVEKIIDFVDERVGLKLLAAKMLNEPVPGGSRWAYVFGSVLLFIFIMQAITGVLLMFYYVPTADHAYASTQYILHDVDYGWFLLSYHFWGSTAMVVCVFAHMSQVFLWGAYKKPRELIWLVGLALFGIVMGFGFTGYLLPWDQRAYWATTVGVEIMDKTPLLGDFMARFLKGGATPGQMTLSRFFVIHVMVLPAALMGLAGLHLFLFRTAGPAGPFRGTPAELKAKTDYFFPRQIWKDIVGMATVFACICALAFWEPVVLLEEATPDPGDYHPEPEWYFLFLFQLLRLKMFSGEFGQFVGAMALPGAFMALLAALPFIDRDPERNIFKRPVALIGWVVVMAAILIFTISAIINREFLD from the coding sequence ATGAGCCACACCCCTTCTCCTAACGCGCAGGCAACGATCGTCGAAAAAATCATCGACTTTGTCGATGAGCGAGTCGGACTGAAACTGCTCGCAGCCAAGATGCTCAATGAGCCGGTTCCTGGCGGTTCTCGCTGGGCCTATGTCTTCGGGTCGGTGTTGTTGTTCATCTTCATCATGCAGGCCATCACGGGCGTGCTGTTGATGTTCTACTACGTGCCCACCGCCGACCATGCCTACGCTAGCACTCAGTATATTCTGCATGACGTCGACTATGGCTGGTTCCTGCTGAGCTACCACTTCTGGGGCTCCACGGCCATGGTGGTCTGCGTTTTCGCCCATATGTCCCAAGTCTTTCTCTGGGGCGCCTACAAGAAGCCGCGCGAACTGATCTGGTTGGTGGGCTTGGCGCTCTTCGGCATCGTCATGGGATTTGGCTTCACGGGCTATCTGCTTCCGTGGGACCAGCGGGCCTATTGGGCCACGACCGTCGGCGTCGAGATCATGGACAAGACGCCCTTGCTGGGCGACTTCATGGCGCGGTTCCTCAAGGGAGGCGCGACGCCAGGCCAAATGACGTTGAGCCGATTCTTTGTCATTCACGTGATGGTGCTCCCCGCCGCCCTGATGGGGTTGGCCGGGTTGCATCTCTTCCTCTTCAGAACGGCCGGACCGGCCGGCCCATTCCGGGGCACGCCGGCAGAGCTGAAGGCGAAGACCGATTATTTCTTCCCGCGACAGATCTGGAAAGACATCGTCGGGATGGCGACCGTGTTTGCCTGCATCTGCGCCCTGGCCTTCTGGGAGCCGGTGGTCTTGCTGGAAGAGGCGACGCCTGACCCGGGCGATTATCACCCGGAGCCGGAGTGGTACTTCCTCTTCTTGTTCCAGCTGCTGCGTCTGAAGATGTTTTCCGGCGAGTTCGGACAGTTTGTCGGGGCGATGGCCTTGCCTGGCGCCTTCATGGCCCTGCTGGCCGCGTTGCCCTTCATCGACCGGGATCCGGAGCGGAATATTTTCAAACGGCCTGTTGCGCTGATCGGATGGGTGGTGGTCATGGCTGCGATCCTGATTTTCACGATCTCCGCCATTATCAACCGAGAGTTTTTGGATTAG
- a CDS encoding ubiquinol-cytochrome c reductase iron-sulfur subunit yields MQPKLKSKVRGADQEIGEVTKVIVDPLSHEISDLVVSVSGTEDRQVPMCAVETVTDGLVQLRMSKADFLEFAPFKREDYVTTHEVEIPHLEDHLQVTPGEVLVPFPELERNVKRRTFFTNLTHVIGLFIGLPLAYPVLKYLMKPMYAPFDNGWLKIGNVGKIKADDAGTQFKYKRKVKEAYLPEAEIEKNVWVLKATPAVLEKVYQGKDMEFRDVLGKTIWTNKKDVPYVAFSGKCPHLGCGFKWRQHKVLGQVFLCPCHLSIYDAAGKVLDGPAPRPLDPLPIQVSASGEVQIIDMEFKAGTKSQTRIV; encoded by the coding sequence ATGCAGCCTAAACTGAAATCAAAAGTCCGCGGCGCGGATCAAGAAATCGGAGAAGTGACCAAGGTCATCGTCGACCCGCTGTCTCACGAGATCAGCGACCTTGTCGTGTCGGTCAGCGGCACAGAGGATCGGCAGGTGCCGATGTGCGCGGTCGAGACCGTGACGGACGGCCTGGTGCAATTGCGGATGTCCAAGGCGGATTTCCTGGAGTTCGCTCCGTTCAAGCGCGAGGACTATGTCACGACCCATGAAGTAGAGATCCCGCATTTAGAGGACCATCTGCAGGTCACGCCGGGCGAAGTGCTCGTGCCGTTCCCTGAGCTGGAGCGTAACGTTAAGCGGCGGACGTTTTTCACAAATTTGACCCATGTGATCGGGCTCTTTATCGGGTTGCCGCTGGCCTACCCCGTGCTGAAGTACTTGATGAAGCCGATGTATGCCCCGTTCGACAACGGCTGGCTGAAGATCGGCAACGTCGGGAAGATCAAGGCGGATGACGCAGGGACCCAGTTCAAGTATAAGCGCAAGGTCAAAGAGGCTTATCTGCCGGAAGCCGAGATCGAAAAGAACGTGTGGGTGTTAAAGGCGACCCCTGCGGTCCTCGAAAAAGTGTACCAGGGCAAAGATATGGAATTCCGTGATGTCCTGGGGAAGACGATCTGGACCAATAAGAAGGACGTGCCCTACGTCGCTTTTTCCGGCAAATGTCCCCATCTCGGATGCGGATTTAAATGGCGCCAGCATAAAGTCCTTGGGCAAGTGTTCCTCTGTCCCTGCCACCTGAGCATCTACGATGCGGCAGGCAAGGTGTTGGATGGCCCGGCGCCGCGCCCTCTCGACCCGCTGCCGATTCAGGTATCCGCGAGCGGAGAAGTGCAAATTATCGATATGGAATTCAAAGCCGGGACGAAGTCCCAAACGCGGATTGTCTAG
- a CDS encoding cytochrome c, producing the protein MGNVIKKLVIGLVVGGALVGFTRAFEFPVIFQMMFFAYAMLGAVVFMILDAPAVKPMSGIKSVAVLVAFYIVLCTVYISGASMWPQYDPEDEKGKIEKILKPKRAATEQGKADELIARAKALDEQVKVLSARLKDLGGDQATKDQAAGGPGAPPATTGAASGDFMKLGEEQWQLQECYNCHKLKGEGGKKRGPELDNIASYLSVDEIKQKILDPKSFMAEGFEKEYEKGKMPDKYKDLMEEKDVVALASWLGTFKNTSVATPKPIKKK; encoded by the coding sequence ATGGGGAATGTGATTAAGAAGCTGGTGATCGGCCTGGTGGTGGGAGGCGCACTCGTAGGCTTTACGAGGGCGTTCGAGTTCCCCGTCATCTTCCAGATGATGTTCTTCGCCTATGCGATGCTGGGGGCCGTTGTCTTCATGATCCTGGATGCGCCGGCGGTCAAGCCGATGAGCGGGATCAAGTCCGTGGCGGTCTTGGTGGCCTTTTATATCGTGCTCTGCACGGTCTATATTTCCGGCGCCTCGATGTGGCCGCAATATGACCCGGAGGACGAAAAGGGCAAGATCGAGAAGATCTTGAAGCCGAAGCGGGCCGCGACCGAGCAGGGCAAGGCCGATGAATTGATCGCGCGGGCTAAGGCGTTGGACGAGCAAGTGAAGGTGTTGTCGGCGCGGCTTAAGGATCTGGGCGGAGACCAGGCGACGAAGGATCAGGCGGCAGGCGGGCCAGGCGCGCCTCCGGCCACGACCGGCGCGGCATCCGGGGACTTCATGAAGTTGGGCGAAGAGCAGTGGCAGCTGCAAGAATGTTATAACTGCCACAAGCTGAAGGGCGAGGGCGGCAAGAAGCGCGGTCCTGAGTTGGACAACATCGCCAGCTATCTCTCAGTCGACGAGATCAAGCAGAAGATTCTCGACCCCAAGAGCTTTATGGCCGAGGGCTTCGAGAAGGAGTACGAGAAGGGCAAGATGCCGGACAAGTACAAGGACCTCATGGAGGAGAAGGACGTCGTGGCGCTCGCCTCCTGGCTGGGGACCTTTAAGAATACCTCGGTGGCCACGCCAAAGCCGATTAAGAAGAAGTAG
- a CDS encoding cytochrome ubiquinol oxidase subunit I: MKTWQRSLVAAFALLALFGGAAYAQAPGAPPVEFPYTGNRTAVWVVAQLHILFAGFILGAPIFVVISEWLGYRKQDPRYDRLAKEVTKVTVILYSMTALTGGLFIFVLLATYPQFTTWLINHFYLLFAVIYPLLFISETILLYMYFYTWDAWKGEKKARHIALGVLLNLIGTITLFVIDGPTSFMNTPVKAEGISPQEFLATASLWDKIFNYSWMPLNLHRLVGNVTFGGFVAGLIAAYMFMGAKKDEERAYYDWMGFVGNLIGVGALLFLPFMGYLLAYELCDYDASICPYMMADQLSMFFEMQGAMIGLIFLASNYYIWLSMKRIEGVEKVRMTILAPVVMVLLPLVMTKVLTDYPVPDPTSLAFLLPMLLAPFTIGRFIPLTVSASTVIKVGFLMVVVGDAIWLTPHGFVPTGAKLVAELELPSDWNFLALMPAKNSAAFTLVFVTVVNYVIYNRAISQGTIVWGKIDFISQFVLIFLAFSAIWTMGLMGAVRSLLRKYYHTYNLLPDFTAESFTPTLSYSAWWITGITVVFYAVVSFAILVTLRPSDSKGHA, from the coding sequence ATGAAAACGTGGCAGCGCAGTCTCGTGGCGGCATTCGCGCTTCTGGCGTTGTTCGGAGGAGCGGCATATGCCCAGGCTCCCGGCGCGCCACCCGTGGAGTTCCCTTACACGGGGAACCGGACCGCGGTATGGGTCGTCGCCCAGCTTCACATTCTATTTGCCGGGTTTATTCTCGGCGCTCCAATCTTCGTCGTCATCTCAGAATGGTTGGGGTATCGGAAGCAGGATCCCCGGTACGATCGCCTGGCGAAAGAGGTCACGAAAGTGACGGTCATCCTCTACAGTATGACTGCCCTGACCGGGGGCCTCTTTATTTTCGTGTTGCTGGCGACCTATCCGCAGTTCACGACATGGCTCATCAATCATTTCTATCTGTTGTTCGCAGTGATCTATCCACTGTTGTTCATCAGCGAAACGATCTTGCTGTACATGTATTTCTATACCTGGGACGCCTGGAAGGGTGAGAAGAAGGCCCGCCATATCGCCCTGGGTGTGCTCTTGAATCTGATCGGCACGATCACGCTCTTCGTGATCGACGGGCCGACGTCGTTTATGAATACTCCGGTGAAAGCCGAGGGGATTTCGCCGCAAGAGTTCCTCGCCACCGCGTCCCTGTGGGACAAGATCTTCAATTACAGCTGGATGCCGCTTAATCTTCACCGCCTCGTTGGCAACGTGACGTTCGGTGGGTTTGTGGCGGGCTTGATTGCGGCCTACATGTTTATGGGGGCGAAGAAGGATGAAGAGCGGGCCTATTACGATTGGATGGGCTTTGTCGGCAATCTGATTGGCGTGGGCGCATTGCTGTTCCTGCCCTTCATGGGCTATCTGCTGGCCTATGAGCTCTGCGATTACGATGCCTCGATCTGCCCCTACATGATGGCCGACCAGCTCTCGATGTTCTTCGAAATGCAGGGCGCGATGATCGGGCTCATCTTCCTGGCCAGTAACTACTATATCTGGCTCAGTATGAAGCGCATCGAAGGAGTCGAGAAGGTTCGGATGACGATCCTGGCTCCCGTCGTGATGGTGCTGCTCCCACTGGTCATGACCAAGGTGCTGACAGACTATCCGGTCCCGGACCCGACGTCGCTGGCGTTCTTGCTGCCCATGCTGCTGGCGCCGTTCACTATCGGCCGCTTTATCCCGCTGACTGTTTCGGCGAGCACGGTCATCAAGGTCGGTTTCTTGATGGTTGTCGTGGGCGATGCCATCTGGCTGACGCCTCATGGATTCGTGCCCACCGGCGCCAAGTTGGTGGCGGAGTTGGAGCTGCCGTCTGATTGGAACTTCCTGGCGTTGATGCCGGCCAAGAACTCGGCGGCCTTCACGCTGGTGTTCGTCACGGTCGTCAATTATGTGATTTATAACCGGGCCATCAGCCAGGGCACGATCGTCTGGGGGAAGATCGATTTCATCTCCCAGTTCGTCCTGATCTTCCTGGCCTTCAGCGCGATTTGGACGATGGGCTTGATGGGCGCCGTCCGTTCGCTGCTGCGGAAGTACTACCACACGTACAATTTGTTGCCCGACTTTACCGCGGAGTCCTTCACGCCGACGTTGTCGTACTCCGCCTGGTGGATCACCGGGATTACGGTCGTCTTTTACGCAGTCGTGAGCTTCGCCATTCTCGTGACCCTGCGGCCTTCCGATTCGAAGGGGCACGCCTGA
- a CDS encoding c-type cytochrome: MKQMKATQLAVVLGMGLFMVACGGGESEGPVVPPPPAPAEYAANHMPAGWWTDAAKLEEGRKLFIGETNPDVNCASCHGKDGKPVKAGARDFRKGDRMSLYSDSVWFWRISEGVPNTKMKAWKSKLSDEDRWKLVLFERNFGLAGKGWDTEKNAWVDAASVPAAGAAAAPAAAPAEAPAAAPAVVPAAPAGK, encoded by the coding sequence ATGAAGCAGATGAAGGCTACGCAGTTGGCGGTTGTGTTAGGAATGGGACTGTTCATGGTGGCCTGCGGTGGGGGAGAAAGCGAAGGGCCGGTCGTTCCGCCTCCGCCAGCTCCTGCTGAGTATGCGGCAAACCATATGCCGGCCGGTTGGTGGACCGATGCGGCCAAGCTGGAAGAAGGGCGGAAGCTCTTCATCGGCGAGACGAATCCCGATGTGAATTGCGCCAGCTGCCACGGCAAGGATGGCAAGCCGGTCAAGGCGGGCGCCCGTGATTTCCGGAAGGGCGATCGGATGAGCCTTTATTCCGATTCCGTGTGGTTCTGGCGGATTTCCGAAGGGGTGCCGAACACGAAGATGAAGGCCTGGAAGAGCAAGTTGTCAGACGAAGATCGCTGGAAGCTTGTGTTGTTTGAGCGGAACTTCGGGTTAGCCGGCAAGGGCTGGGACACCGAGAAGAATGCCTGGGTTGATGCGGCGAGCGTGCCGGCTGCAGGAGCAGCGGCAGCACCGGCAGCGGCCCCAGCAGAGGCACCGGCTGCAGCGCCAGCAGTAGTTCCAGCAGCTCCGGCAGGCAAGTAA